The Daucus carota subsp. sativus chromosome 7, DH1 v3.0, whole genome shotgun sequence genome window below encodes:
- the LOC108193137 gene encoding cyclic dof factor 1 translates to MGEEKDLGIKLFGKKIVLTEAEKVPAGSGQDSGGVRSGEGKGGSLGGEDGSDGEKALVEEKGEEKSQDKEASPITNESKGSTGGGDSPKTPSINEENATLKPPNTDNEQSDATDTQEKTLKKPDKILPCPRCNSMDTKFCYYNNYNVSQPRHFCKSCQRYWTAGGTMRNMPVGAGRRKNKSSDSHCRHMTVSVALRAAGIDPSNGIHNGAIKNNETVLSFGADSSLGESMSSVFIAEKKVPNSIQNGLQKPGVAIPCKGGEHVDDCSSRSSNKKLNSNMERKKDGTAEPEVHGIQGFPTQVPFHPTLPWPCPWNSTVPMQAIYPPGVPFPYYPTPYWNYNVPASWSIPWLQPPPQVAHQDASIYDSKSQVLGKHSREGDLLRPINVEDSEHCKQNDSERSVLVPKSLRIDDLDETAKGSIFASLGIKNDSISKAFQPKKDEKNNVLKPSPILNANPAAMSRSLRFQERV, encoded by the exons ATGGGGGAGGAGAAGGATCTGGGTATTAAGCTGTTTGGGAAAAAGATTGTGTTGACGGAGGCTGAGAAAGTTCCGGCCGGCTCCGGCCAAGATTCCGGCGGGGTTCGGTCAGGGGAGGGTAAAGGTGGGAGCTTGGGAGGGGAAGATGGATCAGATGGGGAAAAG GCTCTCGTTGAAGAAAAAGGTGAGGAAAAATCACAAGACAAAGAAGCATCGCCAATCACAAATGAGTCAAAAGGATCGACAGGGGGAGGTGACAGCCCTAAAACCCCCTCaataaatgaagaaaatgcaACATTAAAACCTCCAAATACAGATAATGAGCAGAGTGATGCAACTGACACTCAAGAGAAGACGTTGAAGAAGCCAGACAAGATTCTTCCTTGTCCTCGATGTAACAGCATGGACACAAAGTTTTGTTATTACAACAATTACAATGTTAGCCAACCCCGACACTTTTGTAAGAGCTGCCAGAGATACTGGACTGCTGGAGGAACAATGAGGAACATGCCTGTCGGTGCTGGTCGTCGCAAGAACAAGAGTTCTGATTCACACTGTCGTCATATGACTGTATCTGTAGCACTCCGTGCAGCTGGAATTGATCCTTCAAATGGAATACACAATGGtgcaataaaaaataatgaaacgGTCCTCTCATTTGGTGCAGACTCATCCCTCGGTGAATCCATGTCTTCTGTTTTTATTGCCGAGAAGAAGGTTCCAAACAGTATACAAAATGGGCTTCAGAAACCAGGAGTTGCAATCCCTTGTAAAGGAGGAGAACATGTTGATGATTGCTCCAGTAGATCTTCCAACAAAAAATTGAACTCAAACATGGAACGGAAGAAAGATGGAACTGCAGAGCCGGAGGTACATGGTATCCAAGGTTTCCCCACTCAAGTTCCATTTCATCCGACGCTACCTTGGCCTTGTCCCTGGAACTCTACAGTTCCCATGCAAGCCATATACCCTCCTGGAGTTCCATTTCCATACTATCCAACACCTTACTGGAATTATAATGTCCCAGCTTCTTGGAGTATCCCTTGGTTGCAGCCTCCACCTCAGGTAGCACACCAAGATGCTTCAATTTATGATTCAAAATCACAAGTATTAGGAAAGCATTCTAGGGAAGGTGATTTGCTCAGACCAATCAATGTTGAAGACAGTGAACACTGCAAACAGAATGATTCTGAAAGATCTGTTTTAGTTCCAAAAAGTTTGAGGATTGATGACCTTGATGAAACAGCAAAGGGTTCAATATTTGCTAGTCTTGGAATAAAGAATGACTCTATTAGCAAAGCCTTTCAACCAAAGAAAGATGAAAAGAATAACGTACTTAAACCATCGCCAATTTTAAATGCTAACCCTGCAGCTATGTCAAGGTCCCTCAGATTCCAAGAGAGGGTCTAA
- the LOC135147732 gene encoding uncharacterized protein LOC135147732: protein MQGWSSGYNYGTIGEYGGGSSNTGRFVVEEVVDEDDLSGRQSSPARQTPKRGAAIALALENEEDDEEYGSERAISSSDDSEWNLSQEDVPESEDFSEVDSDEEREGNMHLQTQALSIHEPRAAWFGSQDYEPVIVSNEDAVMSLGFDPATDELTEGALFATKEVLIVAVKHAHISTDRNFIVEKSSTQVYKVKCVVSNCKWKLRAAKKKSHGLFQITKCPEIHTCLLDRPTQDHRKISAKMIGYVVAPYISQTPQLKVSNIITMVNDEYHHLVSYLKAWRGKMAAMESVYGSWKTTYNELPRFLNVMASTNVGSIVVVEVVPHHKERGTSTFVRAFWCLKAMIDGWQYARPVISIDGTFLKGKYNGKLLVAVGVDSNNHQYPICFALVDEETTENWSWFLRLLRRHVCRDRLGVCIISDRATGILAAMNDEASGFTPPMGYHRFCLHHVRSNFSKAFPGKDLKMYMWLAGNTPQIRKYDAYMKKIGELSPQGLRWLLGISPALWTICHDTGHARFGQATTNITESFNGNVRVARHLPVTAMIEFMFYKTVRTVNKERNAVLEGIGEGHELCLRTRNKLEKIAAKANTHRVETFNRGTGLFSVKTQRYMVKGCNKGGNTQVVDITQRTCTCGKWACHRLPCSHLIAACNHNHLNWKQWIGPFHYNSTLLKLWEPMIYPLPATGYWDIDLPVQWRMFGTVVPNEALRKRKRKRGERGQSVRIRTEMDSSRTSHKCGRCKQEGHTRRSRRCPLYNVDPTV, encoded by the exons ATGCAAGGGTGGTCTAGCGGCTACAACTACGGGACGATTGGAGAGTATGGTGGTGGCTCGAGTAATACAGGTCGTTTTGTTGTTGAAGAGGTTGTGGACGAGGACGATTTGAGTGGTAGACAGTCATCACCGGCTCGTCAAACCCCGAAAAGAGGTGCAGCTATAGCTCTTGCACTGGAGAACGAGGAGGATGATGAAGAGTATGGCTCGGAAAGAGCCATAAGCAGCAGTGACGATTCGGAGTGGAATCTATCACAGGAGGATGTTCCGGAAAGTGAAGATTTTTCGGAGGTTGATTCCGATGAAGAAAGAGAGGGAAACATGCACTTGCAAACACAGGCATTGTCTATTCATGAACCTAGAGCTGCATGGTTTGGATCCCAGGATTACGAGCCTGTGATTGTGTCCAACGAGGACGCAGTTATGTCACTCGGGTTTGATCCCGCCACCGATGAGTTGACCGAAGGAGCTCTATTTGCTACCAAGGAAGTGCTCATAGTTGCTGTGAAACATGCACACATAAGTACAGATCGAAATTTCATCGTGGAGAAAAGCTCCACGCAAGTCTACAAAGTTAAATGTGTGGTTTCAAACTGCAAGTGGAAGCTAAGGGCCGCGAAGAAGAAGTCCCACGGCCTTTTTCAAATAACTAAATGTCCAGAGATTCACACATGCCTACTGGATAGACCCACGCAGGACCACCGCAAAATTTCAGCAAAAATGATTGGCTATGTGGTTGCTCCCTAC ATCTCCCAGACCCCTCAATTGAAGGTAAGCAACATCATCACAATGGTCAATGATGAGTACCACCATTTGGTTAGTTACTTGAAAGCATGGAGGGGGAAGATGGCCGCCATGGAAAGCGTTTATGGAAGCTGGAAGACAACCTACAACGAGCTCCCTCGGTTTCTTAATGTCATGGCCAGTACAAATGTCGGAAGCatagttgtggttgaggttgttccaCATCATAAAGAGAGGGGTACATCGACATTTGTTCGTGCATTTTGGTGCCTAAAAGCAATGATTGATGGTTGGCAGTATGCACGGCCAGTTATTTCCATTGATGGTACATTTCTTAAGGGAAAGTATAATGGGAAATTGCTGGTCGCGGTGGGAGTCGACTCTAATAACCACCAATATCCCATATGCTTCGCCCTTGTTGATGAGGAAACAACTGAAAATTGGTCTTGGTTTCTACGTCTTTTACGTAGACATGTATGCCGAGATAGATTGGGGGTTTGTATTATATCTGACCGTGCGACGGGGATCCTTGCTGCAATGAATGACGAAGCGAGTGGTTTTACCCCGCCGATGGGCTATCACAGATTCTGCCTCCATCATGTTAGGAGCAACTTCTCCAAGGCATTCCCGGGAAAGGACCTTAAAATGTACATGTGGCTAGCCGGCAATACGCCACAGATTAGGAAATATGATGCCTACATGAAGAAGATTGGAGAGCTTTCGCCTCAAGGCTTGAGGTGGTTGCTAGGGATAAGTCCAGCCCTCTGGACTATTTGTCATGACACAGGCCACGCTCGTTTCGGCCAAGCTACCACAAACATCACGGAGAGCTTTAATGGTAACGTGCGCGTGGCTCGGCACCTACCTGTGACCGCAAtgattgaattcatgttttataAAACTGTTAGGACGGTCAATAAGGAGAGGAACGCAGTGCTTGAGGGCATTGGGGAGGGTCATGAACTTTGTCTAAGGACGAGAAATAAGTTGGAGAAGATTGCAGCCAAAGCTAACACACACCGGGTCGAGACATTTAATAGAGGAACCGGTTTGTTCTCCGTAAAGACGCAAAGGTACATGGTAAAAGGGTGCAATAAGGGCGGGAACACGCAGGTGGTTGACATAACTCAGCGTACATGCACTTGCGGGAAATGGGCTTGCCACCGCCTACCGTGTTCACATTTGATTGCTGCTTGCAACCACAATCACTTAAACTGGAAACAGTGGATTGGCCCCTTCCACTACAACTCTACTTTGTTGAAATTGTGGGAGCCAATGATATATCCATTACCAGCAACTGGGTATTGGGATATTGATTTGCCAGTGCAATGGAGAATGTTTGGAACTGTGGTACCGAACGAGGCCTTGCGAAAGAGAAAGCGTAAACGAGGAGAAAGGGGTCAATCCGTCAGAATACGCACGGAGATGGACAGTTCCCGTACAAGTCACAAATGTGGCCGCTGCAAGCAAGAAGGACACACTAGACGTAGTAGAAGGTGTCCATTGTACAATGTTGACCCTACTGTGTAA
- the LOC108195450 gene encoding uncharacterized protein LOC108195450 encodes MHASVYKWITSWLLGFKQMSQMKETVFATRMGGGFLRLLVVLLAFSQLLSLNAVPVTRTRSLMHDLGHVVSEDNQVHKGEKRGVIGRMNIELNDYPGSGANNRHTPRRGGCIEC; translated from the exons ATGCATGCATCTGTATATAAGTGGATCACTAGTTGGCTACTTGGCTTTAAGCAAATGTCACAGATGAAGGAAACTGTGTTTGCTACAAGAATGGGAGGCGGATTTCTTCGGCTTTTGGTGGTGCTACTAGCATTTTCTCAGCTTCTCAGCTTGAATGCTGTTCCTGTCACAA GAACGCGAAGTCTTATGCACGACCTTGGCCATGTTGTTTCGGAGGATAATCAG GTACACAAAGGAGAAAAAAGAGGTGTAATTGGAAGAATGAACATCGAGCTCAACGACTATCCAGGATCCGGAGCTAACAACAGGCATACCCCGAGAAGAGGAGGCTGCATCGAGTGTTGA
- the LOC108195309 gene encoding GDSL esterase/lipase At1g74460 — MTLMVKLAFVVTLLVISIDGYNCKVVQFIFGDSLSDVGNNDRLSRSLAKANLPWYGIDFGNGTPNGRFTNGRTVSDIIGDKMGLPRPPAFLDPSLTEDVILENGVNFASGGGGILNETGGLFIQRFSLYKQIELFQGTQELMKAKLGTAAAEKFFQESQYVVALGSNDFINNYLMPIYRDSWTYNDEGFIDYLMETLGAQLKVLHTLGARQLMVFGLGPMGCIPLQRVLSISGNGECQEKTNNLALAFNKAASNLLENLSKSLPNATYRFGDGYDVVNNVIKNPKKYGFDNSDSPCCSFGRIRPALTCVPASTLCKDRSKYLFWDEYHPSDSANELIADEIIKKLGFKRVNENNGPSPAPADAPSTT; from the exons ATGACTTTGATGGTAAAGCTTGCATTTGTTGTGACTTTGTTAGTGATTAGCATTGATGGTTACAATTGCAAAGTTGTGCAGTTCATCTTTGGGGACTCGTTGTCAGATGTCGGTAACAATGACAGACTCTCCAGGAGCCTAGCGAAGGCTAACCTCCCCTGGTATGGCATTGATTTTGGAAATGGCACGCCTAATGGCAGGTTCACTAATGGTCGAACTGTCTCTGATATTATAG GGGATAAGATGGGGCTTCCTAGGCCACCGGCTTTTCTTGATCCGTCTTTAACAGAAGACGTGATCCTGGAAAACGGTGTGAATTTTGCCTCTGGAGGTGGGGGAATCCTGAATGAAACCGGTGGTTTATTT ATACAAAGGTTCTCACTCTACAAGCAAATCGAGCTGTTTCAAGGAACACAGGAATTAATGAAAGCCAAATTGGGGACAGCAGCAGCAGAGAAATTCTTCCAGGAATCGCAATATGTGGTAGCTCTGGGAAGCAACGACTTTATCAATAACTACTTGATGCCTATTTACCGCGATTCATGGACATACAACGATGAAGGCTTCATCGATTATTTAATGGAGACGCTTGGAGCACAGCTAAAG GTCTTGCATACGCTGGGGGCACGACAGCTGATGGTATTCGGATTAGGACCTATGGGCTGCATTCCGCTTCAGAGAGTTCTGAGTATATCTGGTAACGGTGAATGCCAAGAGAAAACCAATAACTTGGCTCTTGCTTTCAACAAGGCTGCAAGCAATCTTCTCGAAAATTTGTCAAAAAGCCTCCCAAATGCAACCTACAGATTTGGAGACGGTTATGATGTTGTCAACAATGTCAtaaaaaatcctaaaaaatacG GATTCGACAACTCTGATTCACCATGCTGCTCATTCGGACGAATTAGGCCAGCCCTGACCTGCGTTCCTGCGTCGACATTGTGCAAAGACAGAAGCAAGTATCTGTTCTGGGACGAGTACCACCCGTCAGACAGCGCTAATGAGCTCATTGCTGATGAGATCATTAAAAAGCTTGGGTTTAAACGGGTTAATGAGAACAATGGTCCGTCTCCAGCACCAGCTGATGCTCCATCTACCACCTGA